Genomic window (Hippoglossus stenolepis isolate QCI-W04-F060 chromosome 11, HSTE1.2, whole genome shotgun sequence):
GGACATAAGCcgttcatttttaatttattgtcttAGTTGTGTGAGTGAGGAGGCGTTTTTAACATTGCCCTTGATTTCTCAATCATTCTGAATCGTGaaggaaagacaaaaaaaagaaaaagtcaattCCAATGTAACATCAGTGCatttaataacatatttcttgATATATGACCTTTTCTACAGATTAATCTCAGTCTTCTATTCAGACTAACGGCAAATGGATAATTGTCATTCAAACCTGTGAAATGATGCAAAGCACCAGACTGACCTGAGGTAATAGTTCTCACCATATTTCCAGTCTTGAAAATATGGAGGTAGAGGTATTGTACACATAACATGAACTTGATATAccattatataattaaaaatataccAGTAACAAAGTTTGACATATAAGTGGAGAAAGATATTTTGACAGCACCCAGgtgtacacatttacaaatactTAACAAATTGACATTCATGGGATTTTGCTCTCTAGTACATAgtggtttgatgtgtttttacaattgaaaataacagacacagcCCATTTCTCACTAACATTCAACTAGTTTTAAGGAGTTTGCGTTTGGTAAGATAGCAAGAAGATTTTAACATAAGAAAATGggccattaaaataaaacaccactTTATGTACTGATAATTAAATCTACAAATGCCATCCTTAAGAGCTGCTGTGATATGTACaatttggaaaaagaaaaaaaaaaaaaactcaatccCCTTTGGTTAAGATGTTTTATAATCAAAAAATGCTATACCCTCAGAAAAGTATTACCTTTGTTCTTTTTAACATTCACAGGATGGAAGGTTTCAGAAATACTTTCTATAGAAAATTCTACAAGGGTATTAGATCATAGAAGATGAGTTAATGCAGACTGGCAGTTGGAAATGTGTTTAGTCTATTGACTGAACTCCAGCTTCAGGATCCCAAAGGATGagtaacaatataaataaatataaaaataaataaatataaatagtagAGTTTTGAGATGCAACACTGCCCATGAGTTTCTCCATTTTAGAAAtatcaaaatttaaatgttacatttctaACTTTTAATTACAGGTCTATGTCTTGTCATTTAGCAATTTGCTTATTATTCATACAAAACAACCTTAAGCTGAAAAAGATGGTGCCTCTAGCACGGAAATGGGTGCCACCATGTGGAACTTAAACATGGACCATTTACAAAGCTGGAGAGACCAAAGAAAAATATTGTCAAGTGATTAATGTGGATGTATGTATGGAACAGTGACAGTAACAGATCCAGAACCAAAGTGCTCTCTAGTCACCTGATGACAAACCATCTTAAAGTGAGCAGATCATTTTACCAGTAACCTGAAATCAAGGCACCAAACCTTCCACATCAACCCCTCAAGTTTAatttcaaacacaaaagacagacaGCCACATTCAAACCATTTTATTGAGGCCTGGAGGAGGGGCATACTGAAAAGTATAATACCGACTGGAGTTTAACATTTGATGGATATTGCGCCACTGGAGTCAGTTTTCCCTTTTGTGGCCGTCGTTTGTCTAGTCGGTTCTGGTGTCACAGTGGTCGTCTCTGGCTTAGAGGTTGGATATTTTGGGGCAAATGGTGGGATAAACTGAGGAAAAGGATAGGGAGGATATGGCCCATAGGGAATCTGCGGCCCGTATGGTGGAAACAGCAGCAATTGGGGCCCGTATGGTGGAAACTTTGGCACCTGATATTGCGTAGTTGGGAGTTTAGTCGTTTTTTTAGTTGTAGTAGTCTCTGCAGGGGTTGGCAGAGGCCCAGGGAGAGGTCAATGATAGTGAGGAAATGGCTGAAAAGGCCCGTAGGGTGGAAACTTTGGCAACTGGGGAAACTGAGATTGTGTAGTTGTGGGCTTAGTCGTCATTTTTGAGTAGTTGTAGTCTCTGCAGGGGTTGGCAGAGGCCCAGGGAGAGGCCAATGATAGTGAGGAAATGGCTGAAAAGGCCCGTAGGGTGGAAACTTTGGCAACTGGGGAAACTGAGATTGTGTAGTTGTGGGCTTAGTCGTCATTTTTTTGGTAGTTGTTGTCTCTGCAGAGGGGTTGTAGAGGCCCAGGGGAAGAGCCAATGATGGTGAGGAAATGGCTGAAAAAGGCCGTATGGTGAAACTGCGGCCACGTATGGTGAAACTTTGGCAACTGGGGGAAACTGAGATTGTGTAGTTGTGGGCTTAGTCGTCACTTTTTGAGTAGTTGTAGTCTCTGCAGGGGTTGGCAGAGGCCCAGGGAGAGGCCAATGATAGTGAGGAAATGGCTGAAAAGGCCCGTATGGTGGAAACTGCGGCATCTGGGGCCCATAtggtggaaaatgtggaaaacttGGCCACTGTGGCACCTGGGGAAATTGAGATTGTGTAGTTGTAGGCTTAGTCGTCATTTTTTGAGTAGTTGTAGTCTCTGCAGGGGTTGGCAGAGGCCCAGGGAGAGCCCAATGATAGTGAGGAAATGGCTGAAAAGGCCCGTATGGTGGAAACTTTGGCAACTGGGGAAACTGAGATTGTGTAGTTGTGGGCTTAGTCGTCATTTTTTGAGTAGTTGTAGTCTCTGCAGGGGTTGGCAGAGGCCCAGGGAGAGGCCAATGATAGTGAGGAAATGGCTGAAAAGGCCCGTATGGTGGAAACTTTGGCAACTGGGGAAACTGAGATTGTGTAGTTGTGGGCTTAGTCGTCATTTTTTGAGTAGTTGTAGTCGTCTCTGCAGGGGTTGGCAGAGGCCCAGGAAGATACCAAGGATAAAAAGGTGGGTAGCCAGGAGACTGAACCATAGCTTCAGGATCTTTAGCTGCTGGCTTTGCAGTGGTGGTCAAAGTAGCCATTGGTGCTGCTGTGGTAGTCGTGGGTACTGAGTGGTAATGAGGATAACCCCAATATGGTGCAAAGACATAAGATTGTTGAACACCTGGGTTCATGCTTTTGGGAGGAATCAGTGGCACTTGAGGGTATGATGGGGGGTACTTGAGTGTCTGAGGTACAGGATCCTGTGGTTGAGCGGAAGTAGTGGCAGGTGCAGGAGTAGTTGCAGGTGGTTTATTGCACCAGAGTGAGACTGGGATTCCCTGCCAAAGCATTGGCAGCATGTAACTTCCACCCTTGGGACAAGAACAGAACAGTGTTAAAACTGAATACCAACACTTTAGTTCTTGGTAGTATCAATAACTAAGCTGCAACATTTAGTGaatcaaaaaacacatcaagtAACAGCAAGTCCCTTAATAACCATCGGGAGTAGGATTTGACTTTTAGccagaggaaatgttttcattttacatttcatcaatGTATATGAAAGTACCTCTTGAACCATATTGCAGCCATCATATGGAACCAGCATTACAAGTGCAAGAGAGTTCATCTGCATGGTGTAGCCACAAGTGGAGGACCAGGGACAGAGGCATTGGTGTGCATTTCCTGGGCAGGGATACAAATAGAGAATCTCCAACACAGAGCGGAGCACTGGGGCAAGACGTTAAGTGGACATTGCACATGTATGGCACAACAGATCAATCTAATCAGTTACCTTGATCCACTGCAAACTGTGAAGCTCCAGGTCCCACTGCTCTGAACTTCATCTGGTCCCCGCCGCACTGCAGGGAAGGTGCCATGCGCTTCCATGACGCTTCTCTGGGACTGGTATCCTGTGCTTGTCCGTTTGACAAGCCTGGcaggacacattcaaatgtgAGCGTACTAATCAAAGCCTTACGAACAGCTTAAAATGAGTTTTAACTGAAcacctgcaaaataaaagacctCGAAATCCTACCTGCAGAGTCCGGCAGTAAACCCTTTCATCCTCCCACAGCAGAAGCGTTGGACGGTGCTTTCCTGTTGCCGTTTGCGGCATTGAGACTCGCACCCTGCACCCGAACACAATGGTCCCCTCTCGGACACCGTGTTGCTTCCCTCATTTTCCCCTTTTGCGAGTTACATGTGGTTTAGGATGATAAAGCTTGAGGGGCCTGTGAGGTACAGGATGTTTCCAGGGATGCTGAGCAGAGCGTTGCATCAGAGACTTTGCAAATAGGGCAGGTCAATTTACTTCAGCCTCTAGCCACATCATTGAGACCACATAGTTGCCGTTCTGAAAGGGGAAACAAGCAATTTGGTTTATAATGTATGATCTGTTcaatatttgtacatttcaaTTACCAGGCTCATCTAAAATCAAGTCAATTTAACTTTTgaaaaatccaatacaactcAAAATGAAGCTGCATTTGTTGAGAGTAATAAACTTAAATACCTTCACTAGTAGTTATACATTTGcaacaatatacatttttagcTGGTTAAGTCAATAGGGTAAGAGCTGTACCTCTTGTCATGCAGCCTCATAGGAATAACAAACAAGACCCAAAGTGCTCTGCTGCAGCGAGTGGCCGCAGCTTTCAGGCAATTGGGTCAGAGGAAATGGATGTTCATTTCCTATGAGACAACAGAAACCAGAATTCCATGTCAGGTATTTACAGCAGCAATTTCCCTTATGCAGAAGagtgtgcatttgtttacaaTACCAATGTCGAGTTGTAAATCAGCAGCTCCCAGGTCCATAACTGAACTTCATCTTGGTTTGACCACAATGCAGAGCAGAAGGGGTTCAAGCGCTTCCATGCTCCTTCATTGGCATCACTTCATTCAGCTGCGATGTCTCTGCAAACATCCCTTCAAGTTCAGACACAAAGTTAATGCCCTTAAGTTTTTAGGGTTTTGAGTACCAAGCATTTTTTCTATGGACTTTTGTAAGCAGCACATCAAATGAGCAAATAACTagacaaagaaaaacctcaCCTGAGCCTTTCTGGTTGATCTGTAACAACATCGCGACAGTCCATCGTCatttgtggcagcagcagggagaTCCTGACTCGAGTTCAGCTCTTTCCATTA
Coding sequences:
- the LOC118117382 gene encoding extensin isoform X2, yielding MQMNSLALVMLVPYDGCNMVQEGGSYMLPMLWQGIPVSLWCNKPPATTPAPATTSAQPQDPVPQTLKYPPSYPQVPLIPPKSMNPGVQQSYVFAPYWGYPHYHSVPTTTTAAPMATLTTTAKPAAKDPEAMVQSPGYPPFYPWYLPGPLPTPAETTTTTQKMTTKPTTTQSQFPQLPKFPPYGPFQPFPHYHWPLPGPLPTPAETTTTQKVTTKPTTTQSQFPQLPKFPPYGPFQPFPHYHWPLPGPLPTPAETTTTQK
- the LOC118117382 gene encoding leucine-rich repeat extensin-like protein 5 isoform X1 → MQMNSLALVMLVPYDGCNMVQEGGSYMLPMLWQGIPVSLWCNKPPATTPAPATTSAQPQDPVPQTLKYPPSYPQVPLIPPKSMNPGVQQSYVFAPYWGYPHYHSVPTTTTAAPMATLTTTAKPAAKDPEAMVQSPGYPPFYPWYLPGPLPTPAETTTTTQKMTTKPTTTQSQFPQLPKFPPYGPFQPFPHYHWPLPGPLPTPAETTTTQKMTTKPTTTQSQFPQLPKFPPYGPFQPFPHYHWALPGPLPTPAETTTTQKMTTKPTTTQSQFPQVPQWPSFPHFPPYGPQMPQFPPYGPFQPFPHYHWPLPGPLPTPAETTTTQKVTTKPTTTQSQFPQLPKFPPYGPFQPFPHYHWPLPGPLPTPAETTTTQK